In the Bacillus tuaregi genome, one interval contains:
- a CDS encoding YfcC family protein, which yields MEAAKVLEEDVGTKKLSKKKTFKSPNVYVTLFSIIVVIAILTWIIPGGEYQLNEDGQAIAGTYQQVESNPQGIWQVLMAPIVGMIGGEGFSGAIGISLFVMLFGSLLEMMDRSGAIKIALRNITMKNQHNSYKLISILVIIMGILGTVEGAYEEGFVYMLMIMPVILGMGMDPLVALAIVVLGTQAGCLASTINPFAIGVASEIAGISPGDGLLMRAIMLVVFLAVTIIFICRYADKVKKNPKLSPQFFRRQEDLKEFPVSQDENTVMSKEQKRVLQLFIALFTIMIIALIPWDSLNSNWTFFIDFNNWLIGIPIIGTILGTEMVPFGQWYFNELSMLILVVTFLCGVAMHMKAGQIIDVILKGAGSLVGTALIIPLARGIQVVMNEGMITPTILHFGETALGNLSPATFAVVSLLFYLPLAALIPSSTGLAAATMSIMASLSRFALLPESLVITAYAAALGIAKMIAPTSIVVMTGCQLAHVSYTTWIKYSWKFVLGTLVLSGIFLYIGTLLA from the coding sequence ATGGAAGCAGCAAAAGTTCTAGAAGAAGATGTTGGTACAAAAAAACTAAGTAAGAAAAAAACCTTCAAATCTCCAAATGTTTATGTAACATTGTTTTCGATTATCGTTGTTATTGCCATTTTGACGTGGATTATTCCTGGTGGAGAATATCAATTGAATGAAGATGGGCAAGCAATTGCGGGAACCTATCAACAGGTCGAATCAAATCCACAAGGTATTTGGCAGGTATTAATGGCACCGATTGTTGGTATGATTGGTGGTGAAGGATTTTCGGGTGCGATTGGAATTTCATTATTTGTTATGTTATTTGGTAGTTTATTAGAGATGATGGATCGGTCAGGTGCTATAAAAATTGCCTTAAGAAATATAACAATGAAAAATCAACATAATTCCTATAAGCTAATTTCTATACTAGTAATAATTATGGGGATTTTAGGCACCGTCGAAGGCGCTTATGAAGAAGGCTTTGTTTATATGCTGATGATTATGCCCGTAATCCTCGGTATGGGCATGGATCCACTTGTAGCTCTAGCAATTGTTGTGCTTGGTACCCAAGCAGGCTGTTTAGCTTCAACAATTAATCCATTTGCGATAGGAGTAGCTTCTGAGATTGCAGGAATCAGCCCCGGTGATGGCTTACTCATGAGAGCAATCATGCTTGTTGTATTTTTGGCTGTAACTATTATTTTTATTTGCAGATATGCTGATAAAGTGAAGAAAAACCCAAAATTATCACCACAGTTTTTTAGGAGACAAGAGGATTTAAAGGAATTTCCTGTATCCCAAGATGAAAATACTGTGATGAGTAAAGAGCAAAAGCGAGTATTACAATTGTTTATTGCCTTATTTACCATTATGATTATTGCATTAATTCCATGGGATTCATTGAATTCAAATTGGACATTCTTTATCGATTTTAACAATTGGTTAATTGGTATTCCAATAATTGGAACTATACTTGGTACTGAAATGGTTCCATTCGGTCAATGGTACTTTAACGAGCTTTCGATGTTAATACTGGTTGTTACTTTCCTATGCGGTGTAGCCATGCACATGAAGGCCGGACAAATTATTGATGTAATATTGAAGGGTGCAGGAAGCCTTGTAGGCACAGCTCTAATTATTCCGTTAGCACGTGGTATACAAGTTGTTATGAATGAAGGAATGATCACACCTACGATTTTACATTTTGGAGAAACTGCACTTGGTAATTTATCTCCAGCAACCTTTGCTGTTGTGAGTTTATTATTCTATCTTCCATTAGCTGCTTTAATACCAAGCTCTACCGGATTAGCCGCTGCGACGATGTCTATTATGGCTTCACTATCTAGATTTGCATTATTACCAGAAAGCCTTGTTATTACTGCTTATGCGGCAGCTTTAGGAATAGCGAAAATGATTGCGCCTACATCCATCGTTGTTATGACTGGATGTCAATTAGCCCATGTAAGCTATACAACATGGATAAAATACTCCTGGAAATTTGTTCTGGGGACGTTAGTGTTAAGTGGTATTTTCCTATACATCGGAACATTACTAGCTTGA
- a CDS encoding YjiH family protein, translating into MIPNNAVPASRTSHESKPTKKEVLQFLIPSLCGVLIFLFPFPWGGEINVPIGIISESLAEFIKPIAPLLIAILICLNAFISTVTILFKPRFILEKALLAKLFYTTPYYVSVRVLGSIITVMCYFGFGPALVIAPDTGLTMLNLSGTLIAWFFTASFLIPLLMNFGIMEYVGTFVSDYTRPLFKIPGRSAVDLLASWVGNCNVGVVLTTSQYEKGYYTAKEAIIISTCFSAVSLPFCLVIAAMLDVDSLFFPFYAIVCITGIASIIIMTRIPPLCKYPDEYLPNVGKQVNEQVPAGIKKSEWALKQGVNKAKSAASFTGILYEGLDMFLGIIFILTPIVMCYGTIALILATYTPIFNLISLPFGYYLDFFGVQEAFAAAPATIAGFADMIIPAVLAANIESFETRFIIGALSLVQIIYMTEVGTLIITSKMPIRFFGLLVLFIEKTLIAVPLIILLMKLFGISG; encoded by the coding sequence ATGATACCCAACAATGCTGTTCCTGCTTCAAGAACATCTCATGAATCAAAGCCAACAAAAAAAGAGGTATTGCAATTTCTAATTCCATCTTTATGTGGAGTGCTTATCTTTTTGTTTCCATTTCCATGGGGTGGAGAAATAAATGTCCCAATTGGAATTATTTCTGAAAGTCTAGCAGAATTCATCAAACCCATCGCACCCTTATTAATTGCGATCCTAATTTGTTTAAACGCTTTCATTTCTACTGTCACAATATTATTTAAACCAAGATTCATACTTGAGAAAGCATTACTAGCTAAATTATTTTATACAACTCCTTATTATGTAAGTGTAAGGGTATTAGGATCGATTATCACAGTCATGTGTTACTTTGGATTTGGCCCGGCTTTGGTGATTGCTCCGGATACAGGATTAACAATGTTAAATCTTTCAGGAACCTTAATTGCCTGGTTTTTTACGGCCTCTTTTTTAATACCCTTACTAATGAACTTTGGAATAATGGAATATGTTGGAACTTTTGTTAGTGATTATACACGTCCTCTTTTTAAGATACCTGGAAGGTCTGCGGTCGATTTATTAGCTTCTTGGGTTGGAAACTGTAACGTTGGAGTTGTATTAACAACATCTCAATATGAAAAAGGCTATTATACAGCAAAAGAAGCGATTATTATTTCTACTTGTTTTTCTGCTGTTTCTCTACCATTTTGTCTTGTTATAGCAGCAATGTTAGATGTAGACTCTCTCTTTTTTCCATTCTATGCAATAGTGTGTATTACTGGTATTGCCAGTATTATTATCATGACAAGGATTCCACCGCTATGTAAGTACCCAGATGAATATCTTCCCAATGTTGGAAAGCAGGTAAACGAACAGGTTCCGGCGGGAATCAAAAAGTCTGAATGGGCTCTGAAACAAGGCGTGAATAAAGCAAAATCAGCTGCTTCTTTCACTGGTATTTTATACGAAGGATTAGATATGTTTTTGGGTATTATTTTTATCCTTACACCAATAGTTATGTGTTATGGAACTATTGCATTAATTCTTGCAACATACACACCGATTTTTAATTTGATATCTCTTCCATTTGGATATTATTTGGACTTTTTCGGTGTTCAGGAGGCTTTTGCAGCAGCACCTGCAACAATTGCCGGCTTTGCGGATATGATTATTCCCGCAGTTCTTGCAGCAAACATTGAATCATTTGAAACCCGATTCATCATTGGAGCTTTATCTTTAGTACAGATTATTTATATGACAGAAGTAGGCACATTAATTATTACATCAAAAATGCCAATTCGTTTCTTTGGATTGTTAGTACTTTTTATTGAAAAAACCCTTATTGCTGTTCCGCTCATTATACTACTTATGAAGCTATTTGGAATTTCGGGATAA
- the argF gene encoding ornithine carbamoyltransferase, translated as MTSVFQQRSLLSTKDYSKEELIYLIEFSEHLKEMKKRGIPHRYLDGKNIALLFEKTSTRTRAAFTVAALDLGAHPEFLGKDDIQLGKKESVRDTALVLGSMFDGIEFRGFKQSVVEDLAKYAGVPVWNGLTDKEHPTQMLADYMTVKEEFGKLEGLKLVYCGTGRNNVANSLLITGAILGVNVTIATPEELFPTEEIQVIAREFAKKSGSVIEVTSDVKAAVKGANVIYTNVWAAMGEEGQFEERVKLLNPYQVNKELLQYVGNDDYILLHCLPAFHNTDTIIGMEMYQKFGVAEMEMTDEVFYSKNARQFQQAENRMHTIKAIMAATLGDLFIPRV; from the coding sequence ATGACATCAGTATTTCAACAAAGAAGTCTATTATCAACTAAAGATTATTCTAAAGAGGAATTAATCTATTTAATTGAGTTCTCAGAACACTTAAAAGAGATGAAAAAGAGGGGAATTCCACATCGATATCTTGATGGTAAGAATATTGCTTTATTATTTGAAAAGACATCAACGAGAACTCGCGCTGCGTTTACTGTAGCAGCATTGGATTTAGGTGCACATCCAGAATTTCTAGGGAAAGATGATATTCAATTAGGTAAAAAGGAAAGTGTGAGAGATACTGCTCTCGTATTGGGATCTATGTTTGATGGTATTGAATTTAGAGGCTTTAAACAATCAGTGGTTGAAGACTTAGCAAAATATGCGGGGGTTCCAGTTTGGAATGGTTTAACAGATAAAGAACATCCAACACAAATGCTGGCTGACTACATGACAGTAAAGGAAGAATTCGGAAAGTTGGAAGGGCTTAAGCTTGTTTACTGTGGTACAGGACGGAATAACGTTGCAAACAGCTTGCTGATTACCGGTGCCATCCTCGGTGTCAATGTTACAATTGCCACACCTGAGGAGTTATTCCCAACAGAAGAGATCCAAGTAATTGCAAGAGAATTTGCTAAAAAGAGCGGCTCTGTTATTGAAGTAACATCTGATGTAAAAGCTGCTGTAAAAGGAGCAAACGTTATTTATACCAATGTATGGGCAGCGATGGGTGAAGAAGGACAATTTGAAGAAAGAGTGAAACTGTTAAACCCATATCAGGTTAATAAAGAACTTTTACAATATGTAGGAAATGATGATTATATTCTGCTACATTGCCTACCTGCCTTCCATAATACAGATACCATCATTGGAATGGAAATGTATCAAAAATTTGGTGTTGCCGAAATGGAAATGACTGATGAAGTCTTCTATTCTAAAAATGCCCGACAATTCCAACAGGCCGAAAACCGTATGCATACAATTAAAGCAATTATGGCAGCAACTTTAGGTGATTTATTTATTCCTAGAGTATAA
- a CDS encoding dimethylarginine dimethylaminohydrolase family protein, translating to MAEKFYVKNATNKLEQVLVCSPLYYKFNAINEITKSWMEKGDTEKNNVMVEEWEAFLDIYRENGVEVIKMKPDPKLEVMTFARDFGGMIKEGAIIGHFRHPARQKETEIYEAKLQELGIPIVARVNAGCFEGGDIWMLDEHTIALGLVDRTDEAGVANLRDQLSKYGYTVVGVPVPPANLHLDMVFNIVTESVCLAATRELPYHFLEMVKRRGFTIIDVPSEDVFKHGCNVQAIGDNKVIAIKNNKAINDKMRAAGVEVIEVPFDQVLHGGGGPHCLTFPIKRA from the coding sequence ATGGCAGAAAAATTTTATGTGAAAAATGCAACAAATAAATTAGAACAAGTTCTAGTATGTTCGCCATTATATTATAAGTTTAATGCCATCAATGAAATAACTAAGAGTTGGATGGAAAAAGGAGATACAGAGAAAAATAATGTAATGGTTGAAGAATGGGAGGCCTTTCTCGATATCTATCGGGAAAATGGAGTCGAGGTAATCAAAATGAAACCAGATCCGAAGCTGGAAGTAATGACTTTTGCCAGAGATTTCGGAGGTATGATTAAGGAAGGTGCCATTATAGGTCATTTTCGTCATCCTGCTCGACAAAAAGAAACAGAAATCTATGAAGCAAAATTACAAGAGTTAGGAATTCCTATAGTTGCACGTGTAAATGCAGGCTGCTTTGAAGGCGGAGACATTTGGATGCTAGATGAGCATACAATTGCTTTAGGTCTGGTTGATCGTACCGATGAAGCAGGTGTTGCTAATTTAAGAGATCAACTATCAAAATACGGATATACTGTTGTAGGTGTTCCTGTACCTCCAGCAAACCTCCATTTAGATATGGTTTTTAATATTGTAACTGAAAGTGTATGCTTAGCTGCAACTAGAGAGCTTCCTTATCATTTCTTAGAAATGGTAAAGCGTCGCGGGTTTACTATTATTGATGTACCATCCGAAGATGTATTTAAGCATGGCTGTAATGTACAAGCAATAGGCGATAATAAGGTTATAGCCATTAAGAATAATAAGGCAATCAATGATAAGATGAGAGCAGCAGGAGTTGAAGTTATTGAGGTTCCTTTCGATCAGGTGTTACATGGTGGTGGAGGACCACATTGTTTAACCTTCCCAATTAAACGTGCTTAG